The sequence TAGCCAGAGGGATCTGAAAAACGAATATGACTCCGTGATAAAAAATCAATTGGAAAACCTTGTTTTTTGTGGAGAAGATGGAGAGCAATCGGTGCAATTTCAATCAGGATTTGTTGTAGTGGATCAAACAAATAAAACAAAGTATGGTGATTATAAAGATTTGATTAGTCATTTAAAACGTCAACTAGAGACAGATATCATTGTTGAATATTAGGAGGGAAACATGACATTAACGAATTTATTTTTTAACATGGCCGTAGGTATCAGTGTATTTTTTGTTTTATGCTTCATTGTATTATTTGTGGATTATATGATGATTTACCATTCTGTGAATAAAAATTTTAAGGCGGTGCACCATGATTAGTCAAATTGTGATGATTATTGCCCTGATTTCGATTTGGTTATCTTTAGCCTGGGGACTGGTGATTCTCTTCTCGGCCGTTCATTTTTGGTTCAAACATAGTGATTTTCGTGTCAATACGGATCCCCTTCCGTATTACCCTAAAGTGACCATTGTTGTACCAGCTCATAACGAGGATGTGGTTATTGCTCAAACAGCCAAAGCGATTCTTGACATGAACTATCCACATGATCGTGTCGAATTATTGCTGTTTGCAGATAATTGTTCGGATAGGACCTATGAAGAGTGTCTTTCAGTCCAAGCATTGCCAGAGTACGCAGGACGCGATTTAACAATTATTAATCGAAGCGGAACAGGTGGAAAAGCAGGTGTTCTTAATGATGCTTTGAAGATGGCTACAGGAGACTATATCTGTGTTTACGATGCAGATGCTATGCCTGAAAAGAATGCACTTTATTTTTTAGTGAAGGAAGTACTTAAAGATCCGGAACGTCATGTGGCATCCTTTGGTCGAAATAAGACGCGAAATGCAGGGCAAAATTTTTTAACACATTGTATCAATCAAGAAATTGTCGTCACCCAACGGGTTCACCATGTCGGCATGTGGCATCTCTTTAAGATTGGACGGATTCCAGGGACAAACTTTATTATCCAAACCGAATTTGTAAAGAGTATTGGAGGCTGGAAAAATGGTGCCTTGACAGAGGATACGGATATCTCCTTTAAGATTATGCAAAGTGGGAAGTTGATTGCTCTCGCGTATAATTCAGAAGCTTTTCAACAGGAACCAGAAACTCTGAAGAGTTATTATATGCAACGTAAGCGTTGGGCAAAAGGAAATTATGAGGTAGTTCTTTCCAACTTTAAACATCTATTTGGAAAAGGAAATTGGCGTGTGAAGTTGGAAGTCATTAATTACTCCTGCATCTTTTTTTGGTTTAATGCAGCGATCATTTTATCAGATTTGATTTTTTTCGCAAACATTTTAGCTATCTGTATCCATTCAGTCGTCCCAGGAATTCAAATACCATTTGCCTTTGATTCTGATAATATTTATATTGCTCAATTAATGTTGTTTAATTGGATTTTGATGATTGGAATTTATCTTCTTCAGATCAATGTTGCACTAGCATCGCAGTTTGGTCAGGCAACGATCAAACAAATTTGGTTAGCCCTGGCCGCGTATTTCACCTATTCACAACTGTTTATTATTGTATCTGTTGATGCTGTTTCTTCTATTGTGATGGATAAACTGTTGCATCGTGAGGGAACAAAATGGGTTAAAACAAAACGATTCGCGGGGTAGGAGATTTTATGAAAATGAAAAAGTTTAGATATTTATGGTTTGTGATTATTCTTTGCATTTTCTGTATGACCTTATTTTTTGCGAGAACTAGAAGCAAGATAGAGATGCGAAATCGAATCTATCGCCAGTGGAATCAACAGTTTGTTGTTTCAAAGGGGAAGGAATCTTATATTCGTACTACCAATGATTCAAATCAGACAGTCGTCTTATCTGAGGCGCAAAGTTACGGGATGTTGATTACAGTAGAGGCTGCAAAAAAAGGCCAGGCCTACCAAGAAGACTTTGACCGTCTCTATCAATACTATCTGAAACACCGCTTAGGGGATACCCAGTTGATGTCTTGGAAACAAACGATCTCAGATGGAAAGGTTTCAGCTGAGGATCATAATGCAACAGATGGGGATCTTTATATTGCTTATTCTTTGCTAGAAGCGTCCCATCAATGGCCAAAGCAAGCTAAAAAATACCAAGCTCAAGCTAAAGCTATTTTAGGAGATATCTTAAAATATAATTACAATGAAGAAACAGGTGTTCTAACAGTTGGAAATTGGGCTAATGGGGATTCGGATTTTTATCATTTGATGCGGACTTCTGATACACTGCCAGCACAATTCCAGGTCTTTTATGAAGTTACGCAAGATCCCAAGTGGTTAGATATTAAAGAAAAGATGTTGAAGCAACTAGATACGATTAGTTCGCAATCGAATACAGGTTTATTACCTGATTTCATTTGGGTAGAGGAACAGGGAACTCGTGTGGCAGATCCGAACACGATTGAATCTAAGTATGATGGGTCTTATTCTTATAATGCTTGCCGTCTTCCATATAATCTCGTTCAAAGTAAGGATCCAGTCAGTCAAAAAATGGTAAAAAAAATGTTAGGTTTCTTTAATGATCAGAGAAACTTATATGCTGGATATGATTTGAAAGGGAAGGCATTGAATAATCATCAGGCTGCAAGTTTCCTTGCACCAATAATTTTTGCGTCTGAAAGAGAAAAGAGTTATTTAAAATTGGTTCAACAGAATAAATATATATTTACACAGGATCTTCCTCTTAATAACTATTATGACGCAACAATGACAACCATGATCGCACTTGAACTGTTCTAATCATTTGAAGTTAGAAAAAGAGTCTCACAAGATAGCACTTCTATTTTGTAGGGGCTCTTTAATTTATTTTCAAAAAAAAGTCCCAAACTGAATCTGACCGTCTATTTTCAAAAAAAAGAAATGGGAAGTTTATGAAAATTACTTGAAA comes from Streptococcus parasanguinis ATCC 15912 and encodes:
- a CDS encoding glycosyltransferase family 2 protein, which encodes MISQIVMIIALISIWLSLAWGLVILFSAVHFWFKHSDFRVNTDPLPYYPKVTIVVPAHNEDVVIAQTAKAILDMNYPHDRVELLLFADNCSDRTYEECLSVQALPEYAGRDLTIINRSGTGGKAGVLNDALKMATGDYICVYDADAMPEKNALYFLVKEVLKDPERHVASFGRNKTRNAGQNFLTHCINQEIVVTQRVHHVGMWHLFKIGRIPGTNFIIQTEFVKSIGGWKNGALTEDTDISFKIMQSGKLIALAYNSEAFQQEPETLKSYYMQRKRWAKGNYEVVLSNFKHLFGKGNWRVKLEVINYSCIFFWFNAAIILSDLIFFANILAICIHSVVPGIQIPFAFDSDNIYIAQLMLFNWILMIGIYLLQINVALASQFGQATIKQIWLALAAYFTYSQLFIIVSVDAVSSIVMDKLLHREGTKWVKTKRFAG
- a CDS encoding glycosyl hydrolase family 8 encodes the protein MKMKKFRYLWFVIILCIFCMTLFFARTRSKIEMRNRIYRQWNQQFVVSKGKESYIRTTNDSNQTVVLSEAQSYGMLITVEAAKKGQAYQEDFDRLYQYYLKHRLGDTQLMSWKQTISDGKVSAEDHNATDGDLYIAYSLLEASHQWPKQAKKYQAQAKAILGDILKYNYNEETGVLTVGNWANGDSDFYHLMRTSDTLPAQFQVFYEVTQDPKWLDIKEKMLKQLDTISSQSNTGLLPDFIWVEEQGTRVADPNTIESKYDGSYSYNACRLPYNLVQSKDPVSQKMVKKMLGFFNDQRNLYAGYDLKGKALNNHQAASFLAPIIFASEREKSYLKLVQQNKYIFTQDLPLNNYYDATMTTMIALELF